ctgcagtcctgtactcGCTCACCTAGGAGTAAACCTCCATGAAATTAACTGCATTtacctgtgtccagggcagccatctatcagctccatctggtacgcaggctgagaccctacctgcctgcagactgtttcgctagtggtgcatgctctagtgatctcccgcttggactactgtaatgcgctctatgtggggccacctttgaaggtgacccggaaactacaactaatccagaatgcggcagctagactggtgactgggagcggccgccgagaccacataacaccagtcttgaaagatctacattggctccccgtacgtttccgagcacagttcaaagtgttcgtgctgacctttaaagccctaaatggccttggtccagtatacctgaaggagtgtctccacccccatcattctgcccggacactgaggtccagtaccgagggccttctggcggttccctcgttgcaagaagccaagttgcagggaaccaggcagagggccttctcggtggtggcgcccgccctgtggaatgccctcccatcagatgtcaaagagaaaaacagctaccagatttttagaagacatctgaaggcagccctgtttagggaggcttttaatgtttaattgattattttatttcatttttctgttggaagccgcccagagtggctggggaaacccagccagatgggcggggtataaataaataaatttattattattattattagacatatGTGTTGTGCTGCCAGCTTCACAGCAGCAGAATACACTAGTTGGACCTTCTGATACCTTTCAACTCCACAGCCACACGGGAGGGAAAAACCAAATGACAAAAAAAGGGCAATCCCAACAGGAAGACAGTATCTTCCTAATCTCAAAGACAGCAATTAGCTCAATGCAGTTATCTCCTCAGGACTTCTCCCAAGAACTCTGGAAGCGCAGTTTTGTGACCATGGCAGAAGTTCTCTATTCCAAGAGTTTCCCTTTTCTGGGTGTGTTGGAGACACTGTGACAGGTAAATTGGTTTAAATTTGTAGTGCAGACACTCCCCAAGGAAGACACGTCCCCGTCAGAAACGGGGCAAAGCGTGAGCCGGGAAAAGGAATGACAAAAGGAACTCACTGGCTTCGGAATGACTTTGGTCTTGGCCTCTGGGGTCAGTGAAGGAATCCAAAAGCTAGGCAGTTGTTTGGCTTTGTCTTCATTGCTGGGTCCAGGCTGAGCATCTCCTGTAATCCACAGAACAGGGCAGTTATTAAGTGCAATAGTTTCCCAAGAAAGAGGTGAAAATCTAAGGCGGTGTGTGGAAAGACATGGCTGTATAGCAGGAGCAGAAAACCTTCAACATGCAGGCCAATCTTGGCCCATGCGGCCATTTCTCCCAAACTGCAGCCACCTGCCAATCAGTGGAGGCCACTGGGGGATATCAGCCAACGGGCAGGGGAAAAGGTTCAATCCTGCAGAGTGCTgcttaataaatataataataataataataataataataataataataataataataataataccccacccatctggctgggttcccccagccactcttggcggctcccaagagaattaatgataataataataaaaatgataaaagatcagacattaaaaacttccctgaacagggctgccttcagatgtcttctaaaagtcagataattgtttatttccttgacatctgatgggagggcattccacagggcgggtgccactactgacaaggccccctgcctggatccctgtaactttgcttctcgcagtgagagaaccaccagaaggccctcggagctggacctcagtgtccggtctggacaatggggatggagacacacctcctttaggtatactgggccaaggccatttagggctttaagggtcagcaccacgactttgaattgtgctcggaaacgtactgggagccaaggtaggtctttcaggactggtgttatatggtctcggtggccacttccagtcaccagtctagctgccgcattctgggtttgttgtagtttctgagtcgcTTTGCCATTGTGTTCCCTGCAGGGAATGTGCTGACACAGCAGACCCCTGAAGAGAGCAGGATTGTACTAGCTAGTGAGCAGAGAGTTCAGTCCTGCTGCTTCATTCCTTGTGGGGAATGCACTGGCGGAACAGTCCCCTCCCACCTATCAGACCCCTGACCACATCGTGATGTCAGAAGaatgacaggtgggtggccccacccacctgtcaaagttagcTTTTGCAGGGGTGCAGAGAGATAAAGATCTAGCCCTCCGAGTGAAAAAAGATTCCCTAACCCTGCTGTACAAGATTAGGGACACTGGAACTCACCTACAGACTAGCCCTGCTGAATTTTTGACAGGATCCAGCACCTACTAACTTAGGCATCCCTTAAGCTGAACCCTAGTAGTCCAGTTGACCACAACCCTCAGCAAAAGCTTCAAACACTGTAACAAAACTCAACAGGTACCCAGGACCACACAACCCTCTTTGCTCTATGCTTGGGAGAAGGGTTCACACCTCATTGCGGCCACCCACAATTCCCCTAGGGGGTTTCACTTCACACATGAGGAGTTGCGGGTTTGAGACAAATATTCAAAGAGGCTGACAGCTGGAGAGCTACAAAGAAAAGGGGGGCTGTGGagatgtgggaagagctttaaaCCAGGGTGAAAAAAGTGTGATCGTGGCAATGGGAGATAAACTGTGGACAGCATGTGATCCAGGGACACTCGAGCCACAGTGTTGTGTTTTAGGGCACTGCCAAAACCCAAAGAAAACCAAAGAGCATCTCTAAGATCACTGCATCGCTGCAGAACAGAGAGGACCAGAACagagaagggtggggagagatatTACTATGAACCACAGGTAAGATTTGTACTCTAAGGAGTAACTGGGAGGCGTAATTCACTTTCTTTACACTTTTCTTATTTCTCGCACTTTTGTCACTCGGCCCTGTCCCAAATCCTCTGCACTGACCTGCCTTGCGATCAAAAGGGTTGAGAGGTTTGCTGACAATGCTCATCTCTTTGTCGAGGAAATTCTTCACTTTGGACTCTTTGGCAGCCTTGCTCAACTCTGCCAACTCCGTCTTCTTCTCATTCTTCTGCTTTTCGTAGGCCTGCAGTTGTGCACAGGAATAAAAATTGTCATGGCAAAGACAAAGCTCTCCTGCTAAAATACGGAAGGGGCACATGCCTTGCTATGATCCAAGTGAGAGAGACACGATGAAAGTTAAGAGAGAGAACAGGCATTGGGCAGAAAGCACAGAGcagccttcagctgttttggagtACCACCATAAGCACTttacattaatttattttttaaaaaaacaactattgAACAACAATTTAAACCATCACAGTTCTAAAGTTCTCGCCACACTTTCTGTTATACCCTTCTGTGAAGTCCTCCCCTTAAGACTTGTAGGCCCCACTGGGCAGATGGCATCAGTGGCTACTGGTTCTTAGAGGCAATTCCTGTTGAAGGCACTGAAGCAAGAGTGGTGTTTTAAGTGCCCTCTTCCCTGCCCTATATGCCTGTCTTGCACTGGGTTGGAAGCAAGGCACACAGGAGCGCATCCCCAAAGGAAGGGTGCTACACGAAGCGAGCCTATTTCACACAGGTTCTTAAAAGATGGAAGCACtagcctgagctccttggaggcaggGGAGAAAACAAACGTAGCAGATTAAAAAGAGCTAGCCTGGTTTCCCTGTGGCTTGgcatatatatttcattttaccAGTTCTCCTGAGTGCTACTTCCTCGCCTTTTGTAAAATATTGATGCAGTGCTCTCTCACCCATCTATTAAACTAGCTGACAGGTGTGAACATACAAATCTGGCTCTTCAGATTAGCATACTAGCCACTTCTCTTGTTACCTTCATTTGCCGGGCAATCTCCTTTTTCTGGTGCAGGATGTACTCTAAGATGGCTTCTTTTTCATACAGGTATCCATCAGGGCTGGAGAGGGACATAGGCAGGATGAGAATCACTATTAAATGCCATTTCCATAAAGGCTCCCCTGCAAGCTGCAGAGCACCATAGGAGTATCCATATGAACCCCAAAGGTCAAGGGTACACCTGGGAGGTCATGCCACCAAACCAAGATATCATTCTACAGCAGAAGGGGACATTATAGTCCTGTGATAAATAGTTCCTGCTCAGTTATGGACAGGTGTATGTTAGCCACAATTTGTCATCTACGAAACGGGAATGTAATCCCTGCTTCCCAGCGGCAGAAGAGAATTTgactctacagtcataccttggaagtcaaacggaatctgtaccagaagtccgttcgacttccaaaaccaaagcacagcttctgattggctgcaggaagctcctccagCTAATCGGAAGCAGTGCTgtatgttcggcttccaaaaatcgttcgaaaaccggaacactctaTTCCAgatttcgatcgtttgggagccaaggcttttgagatccaaggtacaggAGTCTGCATGAATAAGAACACAAACAATTATTATCTCAACAGGCATATATAGGGAGTGATCAAATAATTTCACTTAACTCTGCGAGTCAATGAAAGAAGCAActttgtgtgtatgcatgcatgctgGATCCAGGTTTAGAGATCCACTGCTTTATTAGCAAACTGCAAGAAAGGCATGTGGTTAAGTAGTGTAGCAGATCTCCGATTTAATACACTGAACACTCTCCCATGGGCCTTGCCAGATATTTACGTCACAACAGGGTCCTTGCAGGGCTGcagggagaggcagcagcagtCAAAATCCTTAACAGCATCTTTGCTCAGACGGACGTTCTGGGTCCCGTATCCAGAGGCAgctggggaaaggtgggggggggggagagagcaatgGTCACATTAAGGCCGCATTAATGAAAAGAGCTTGCCTGCCTAAGAGGGTCTGCTAAATCTCTAAATCCAGAAAGGGAAAACACTTGGTAAAATATCTGCTCAGAGAAGCCCAGGTTGTCAAGTGACCTGCTCAGGACTGCTCACCTGATGGCTAACAGTTTAAGGGCTGGCAATCCATAATCTCCTCCAGCAATAGAGAGAGAAGGCGGAATTAGCCTGGAGTTGCATAGCTTAATTTCCACCTGAGTTTCAATGAAACACTGGGTGGTGTTAAATCAGACCACAGGGTGTGCCCAATACTCCTGACTATCCCGGAGATTCTCCCAATTCTCACCTGGCTATACGCAAATGTACCAGTGATTTGCCTCTCTGTTTTGACCTTTATTCTCTCACTGCACTAGCCCTGGAGCAGTGCTCAAATTCCATAGTGGTGAAAGGGAGGCTGCTGGTTCCAAGCTTTTGTGGTAGCTCCCTTAAACCACTGCTTTTATGAAGGCTACAGGGAAGGAGAACCATTTTCACACTTAGGGAGAGTTGTATGGTAGTAGGGCTTGTAGATTTCACTaaggcccccacccccacccccagcttcccCTGTAGATTCAGGTTCCCTCAACTTCCCTATCTAGCAACAGTCCTGGTTTTAGTTGCCCCAACTCACAATTTTGTTCTCCCAAACCTAGCCAGGGTTTCCCCTTCATTCAGAATCTTGGGGTCCTCACCTGCAGCCCCACCACTGCCATCGTAGCACAAGGCTCCCCCTACAGCACTGCCGACACCCTTCAAGTCTCAATCCAGAGTCCTACAGAAAGCAGCCTCCTCACCtgtgtcctttttcttttcatGGTAGGTGTAGACAGCTCCTGCTGTGCAGTTCTTGCCATGGCGCGTCATGCCAGCTTAGATGGGCAATCCAGGAAGAAGCTGGCAGTTCCTCCCTACCTTCATAAGGATATGTTTTGGTTAAGCACATTGACAGGGCCTGATCGTGTACAGTACTAGACACAAAAAAGCTCATGGGCTGTGTTGGATACGTATGCAGGTTAGAAGAGCCACAGGGTCGGAGGGGGGAGAATtaaggaggggggaatggggtAGATGGACAGAAAGCTCAGGAAATGTTCATGGGGTGGCTCAACAGGCTGCACCCACCTTCTTAACTGGAGGATTCAAAGATTCCTCTCTGGATATTCAAGAATCCTACTTTCAACATCTCCCAATCTCTTCCCCAGCTACATTCCCAAATCTACCACAGGCAGACTCATATCCCATTCATAGAATATTTTGCTACGGGTTCCTGTACCTTTAATTATTGTACAGCAGAGTGATTATCAACAAGTacagctttacacacacacacacagtaagacAAGCTGCACTTCCTGCAATTCTCCAGTGTTAAAAAAACAGGATGAAACGGTCTATTCTTTTGTACCTGCTCATCCTAAATACCAAGGAGCTCTCACTACCAACTGTCCCACAACCCAGCCTGGTGTTCTCAGATGTGCCTTCTTTCATGGGATGCCAGCTCTCAAGCTCTCCTTATTTTGAAGACTAAGATCTCAGTCATACCAAGTCTTGAGGCCACTGAAATTCACCCCTCTTCACatgaggctgggggtgggggggatacaTTCATTATGAGCCACACTCCCAAGGAGGAAAGGTCAGATACacctttaaaaaaccagcaacagaAGTGGTTTCTTCTGTTGTTTAATGGCACAAGATGTACGTTTGCCACCTAGTGGATGTTAGCTAACCATTTCACTAGcatctatattgggggggggggctgcggccctccagaggttgctggactacaagtgcCACCATCCCCACTGGCCCCTCCCCAACAGCACATACAATCACTAAAATGATCTAAAACATCtgatacctttttaaaaactctACTTGAGAATCGCCTCCACATCACCCTCAATCCCTTTTCCCTTACAACCAAGTAGCAGTGGGGAAATAATTGCTCCCCATGCTATCTTCCTGTAAAAATGCCCAAGACGCATTTACCAGTGACAGTACTAGTTGCTATTCCCAAACAAATACAGGAATAAGAGTCTGCAGCAGAATTAAGTCTTTCAGGAGAAATATCAAATGATATCACTAATTAATATCAAGAAATTGCTCCCAGACAACTTCATTCCTGCCTGCGTTCCCATTTCCCCAAAGACCATTCTGACTATTAAAATCCCCAACACACAACAAATCTCAAACTCCCCGGCAGAGCAATTAATAGAAGGATTAGAAACATTAAGAATCCTATTCTTAAAAAGTTCTGGAGAGGTATCAGGAGCATAGTACCTGAAAGTCTCACACTTCAGTGTCCCTCAATGAAAGACACAAAACACCCCAACTGACAACTCACTATAGCGTCCTCCAACATTTTagtcttaaaaaaattattagctTGCTCCTTGCAGTTGCACTAGATCTCCATTTTGCACACCTCCTGCATTACACAATATCCTCTCTGCTAATTTTAAAACACTTCCCACCTCAATATCACTGATTTGACAACTGCGTTCCCCTCTACTGCTCAAAGCCTTATCTGGCTCACAAGTACTCTGACTTATTTaccctaggctgcaatcctacacacacacacttaacaagGAGTAAGTGaaatttcagtggggctttcttctgatTGCACCCTTGTAGCCTTCTTTCTCAGAGGGCCACGCAGCTCCCCTTCATATTGAAGGGCGAAATGTCAGCCAGCAGCTACGGTATAACCTTGCACAAGATGCTGCAAGCACTTAAACTGTCTCTTCTACGTAATGTTGCAGGAGCCCTGACCACCACACTTCTCACCCACCACTCACCCCCCCTGCCACAAGCGCCATCTCTTCCCAAGACGGTTTTCCCAGCAAGTTTCCAGTCCTCATTTGCACCTGCAACCCGATCATTCCACCAGAAACACGAACATAAGTTGCTCTGTCACCGTCTCCATCCATCTCTGCCGCCAATGTTTCTCTCGCAAGAACCGGGGTTGCCCTCGCCTCCCTCTAGCAACCCTAATTAGACCAGTATCACTGGGctactgttattgttattgttattatttcataaaTAATATCACTGGGCTAGGAAACGACAACGACAGCAGCCCTGCCCTAGCgccttcccttccccatctataGCGATACGGAGAATTTATCCGGCGAAGCTTTTCAAGAAGCGGAGACCATGTATTATTCAGTGCGAAAGGCACAGCTGCAGCGACAAGTTCAAAACTTGGCAACCCCGCCACAAACTCCTGGTCCCAACCCACACCCGTGCACCTCCCTCTCTGCCGTGCATAAGGGGTGGGGGTTTACCGTAAAACAGGCAACGTTTCTCTCTCCCCTACCTCTGCCAAGGGATCCGGAAGCAGGAAGTGCACAACCTCCGGAAGTACTTTGAAGTCCTGCCGCTCTGGAGCTGTGCATTAGCCAAAGCGTTCCCGTCACGGAGGAAACAAGGTGCGTGAGGCAGAGGGGCTGCGACACTAAGGTTCCTCTGCAGAAACGAGGCCACAAACCGAGGCGTTATTGTTGTTTAATGCCTTCAgggtggtgtgtgtatgtgtgtgtttttctctctctctctctctctctctctcacacacacacacacatatgtatccCTACatatacactgtgtgtgtgtgtgtgtgtgtgtgtgtaaaacttttattatatatattatatatatattgaaaacacacacacacacacacaaaaagtatcaAACTTTCACATTTGCCACACTATGTACGAGTCTTATATCTGTATTTTTCAGAGTCACTATGTTCTGATATTTGACCCTATTTTGcccattgctttttttttctgggaattTTTTGGTGATGCACTTATATCATTGGGTATTTGTTTTAACGTAGCATATATGCTTATTTGCTACAGTTGCTATTCCTTGGTTTTCATTTCACCTCCTCTTTCCTAGAAGTTAAATAGGATTGATAAGATGtacattaggcatccccaaactgcggccctccagatgttttggcctacaactcccatgatccctagctaacaggaccagtggtcgggggagatgggaattgtagtccaaaacatctggagggccgaagtttggggatggctgatgTACATATTGACCTAAGGAACTCTGGCGGATTATCTGTATACCAGGGGTGTGGGGGAGCTTTTTgcaggctgagggccacattagcTCATGGggaactttctgagggccacatgccagtgctgTATGTGAGGTCAGGGATCCAATACAGGCGGCCCAAAGAAAAAATGTGGGTGGTGCAACGGCTGTGACTTGTACAGttcaggcaaaagcactccagGGGTATGTGGAGAGGGACCAGTGAGATGTGTGCCCTAGGAAgtcttctcaggtgggcaccattgccattataagagaacaagggaggcattcgttGTGAGTTCCGGCGCCTCTTtgtctagaaaaacagcactgctctCTGTGATGTCTATGACTACAGCACTAACAGATATGAATACAATCCTATGTGGGAAGAAGTCCTACTGAATCTAGCGGAACCCACTTATGACTTGATTGTGCACTAAGACGATGGACGTTGTGATCTGCCATTCATGAGTTGCAACTGATGAGGTACATTTTTAACCATCAAGTACGAAAATGCGTTTTAGGACCATTACGATGTTTTAAGTATAGgatctttttttgcttttaaatcatGTAATCTAAAATCCAATTGAAAAGCTGTTGTTACTGTTACTTATCTACACACAAAATCTCAGGCTTCTGCTGTCCCTCTACTCCTCACCTACTGGCAGTCCTATGCACTGGGAGTACCCCATTTAATGCAGTGGTTCTTCTACGGTAGtacttctaaataaacatgcataacaTAGGGGGGTAATATTACTTGCTTAAGGCATTTGTGTTGCAGCTATTTACGATATAAGAAGTGCAACCTGATCAATGGAAGGTTGATAATAAACCTTCAGTTGTACctttccaaaggaaaccaaacctgaTTAAGTGCTATACTCCTGAAACTTAGTCCTGCTTAGAGAAGTGGGACACATTTAACAATATaaagtggggggcgggggcgggcgggACAGGGGCAGAATGGTGTTGATGAGAGAAAGAATAATGCCAGAAACAAAGTTACCCTTAGTATAATTTTTGAAAAGCAgatagtgcatagctgccaagttatcccttattttaagggattttcccctatgctgaataggcttcctcgcgagaaaagggaaaacttggcagctatgagatagtTATGTCTGCGTTGAGCTTCCATTGTGCAGCTAAACAGagaggtgtgtgcatgcatggttttgttgtgtgtgtatttttaaatcgATTTCACTTCACTTTAAACAGATTAGGCATGTCTCTGAGTGTGAAGGGGTGGAATTGTAGAAGAAGAGCATGAAAAGAAACTGCAACCTggatgggggggcagggggcaggtgctgctccctgcccccccttaaatcaatgcaaataaataaaaatacatagctaactgaggttctgtcccccaccccaacaaaaggcctgccccaccctaacaaaaatcctggctttgCCCATGACCCAGAGTATCAAATATCATTCCTTATATGTGTGAATGAGCCATTACAGAACTGTCATATGATTACATGTTGCCTTAAAACACAATTCAATGGAATCAGTTGACACATTCTGCTGCAAGTCCTCATCAGGTGTTAGTTAGTAGCCAGAGATAACTGTAGTCGAGTGATGCTCACAATTGTGTGAATCAGCCCTAAGTGTTATCTAATTTCAAAAATCAAACCTTGGCAGGTAGGTGCTATTCAAAAACACAGACAAAATACATTCAACTTATGTCTCAGCTCATGTTCCTGGCACTACAGACCTCAAGAAACTCTTGAACACTGAAAGCCTATAAGGAAGGACAATCCATTCCTATGGctcactgttcccccccccctttccgggCTAAAAAACCAGCTGATTGATTGAGCAATCAAAACTGGAAAGTGCTGGCGTTTCTAGACAAACAACTGTCACAGAAACACTATACACATCAGTAATGCAGAAAAGCCACAAGCTGGATCCCTGCCAAAATATGATCTCTCTCCACAGTGAAATATGCAGAATTAAGATCAGTGTACAGGTGTAATCGACACCAGCTTGCTGACAGAATACAGTTACCCAAGTAGTGATCTCTCCACCCAGACAATTATAACAGCTGACAGTGTAGATTGTtttgaacaggggtcagcaaactttttcagcagggggctagtccactgtccctcagaccttgtggcggccagactttttttggggggggggatgaacaattcctatggcccacaaataacccagagatgcattttaaataaaagggcacattctactaatgtaaaaacacactgattcctggaccatctgcaggccagatttagaaagcgattgggccggatccagtccccgggccttagtttgatcTGCGCCTCCCCAGGAACATGCATGTTGAGATCTGATTTGCATAGTCAGCAATCTGAGTTGCTTTGATTAAGGATGagtaaatctgtccatttcagttcctcacttttccaatcttaaattctgttcttcacattagtttgtgatttattgatttctttaaaaaagtcctcatgaaaattcatcagcattttaatgctgatcataaaatacacatttttgtatgcagttttccctaacaagcacatttttgcaaagtcatttcccctactgtaatgcatttgtgtgtgtaattttcaCTAAGATATGCATTTTTTATGCACAGCTTACCCTAGTAGGTGCAAGAATAGTGCaaagtggtggatttatactggatcaTCAACATATCATTCTGTTTTCGTAGTTGTTTTGTTATGCCTCTCCATTGCTActgcaccaaacatttaaagtatGATCTTACCACTTGAAACAATCATGGctacccccaaaaaaccctgggaaatgtagtttgttcagggttctTCTAGGGTCTTAGCGCACCAAAGGAAGATGAGCAAAGCGAACCCAGAACCTCATCAGGTATGTTTATTGTGGGCTGAAAGGTAAAATGGAAAGTGGGAGAGCTAAGTCTGGGTTCTTTTCCCTGCATCATGGTACCTGCCTCTATGACACCAAAGTCAGTTGTGGGGCTGGGTGGGGGGGAATAAACCACCGCAAACATAAAGCTCAACAATGTGAAAACTCTTGGTGGGAAGTGGAGCTCCCGGCCTTGCTTGGTAAATAGACCATACAGGAAACTGAAGAGCAATATTTGGTTTCAGCGACGCAAACATGAGGAAGTGGAACTCATAATATGTCTTATAGGTCAGGTTATGACTGTAACAGCTATCTTGCTGAAAAGGAGTGAAACCGTGAGCAAAAGGGTAATAAAAAAAGCATGTCATCACAACAGGGAAGGTGCTTTTTCAAGCATTTTGACCACGTGCTTCTCCTACTCATAATGCAGTGTTTTTAACTTCAGTAGTATCCAACTTGACATCACCATAATTAACACATTTTTTCCAATTGTTTTAGGTGTATGTCCTCAGCTTGTCAATAATATGACTGTTGTATGCAACCCCAGTCTCCGAGCAGTGAGAGACTCCAGGGTTTCCTGTGCTTACCCAtggttctgtttccttggaatgaaggtcagtgaaAATGGAGTCTTTGAGTGTTGTTTCAAATATGCAAGTGTTGAGGCTTTTTCTGTGTTGTTTCAAATA
The window above is part of the Zootoca vivipara chromosome 13, rZooViv1.1, whole genome shotgun sequence genome. Proteins encoded here:
- the NOSIP gene encoding nitric oxide synthase-interacting protein is translated as MTRHGKNCTAGAVYTYHEKKKDTAASGYGTQNVRLSKDAVKDFDCCCLSLQPCKDPVVTPDGYLYEKEAILEYILHQKKEIARQMKAYEKQKNEKKTELAELSKAAKESKVKNFLDKEMSIVSKPLNPFDRKAGDAQPGPSNEDKAKQLPSFWIPSLTPEAKTKVIPKPDKCVYCPMSMRPLKLKDLIPVHFTPVDASVDRVGLINRQDRYVCAVTRDMLGNSVPCAVLRPSGSVVTLECVERLIKKDMVDPVNGEKLTDQDIIVLQRGGTGFAGSGVELEAKKSRPVMQA